Within the Oncorhynchus kisutch isolate 150728-3 linkage group LG13, Okis_V2, whole genome shotgun sequence genome, the region ttccatggcctgcatactcaccagacgtcacccattgagaatgtttggaatgctctggatcgacgtgtacgacagcgtattCTAGTTCCCAGcaatatccaacaacttcgcacagccattgaagaggagtgggagaacattccacaggccacaatcaaatgcctgatcaactctatgcaaatgaGATGTGTCGCattgcatgagacaaatggtggtcataccagttactgactggttttctgatccacgcccctacctttaaaaaaaagatatctgtgaccaacagatgcatattatctgtattcccagacttgtgaaatccatatattagcgCCTAatgagtgtagatgaagaggaggaaacaGTTTAAAGGATGATTTTAAGCCTTTAGACAGTTGAGAcacggattgtgtatgtgtgccattcagatggtgaatgggcaagacaaaatatttaagtgcctttgaacgagaaatggtagtaggtgccaggcgcactggtttgtgtcaagaactgcaacggtgctgggtttttcaagctcagCAGTTTCCcctttgtatcaagaatggtccactgcccaaaggacatccagccaacttgacacaactgtgggaagcattggagtcaacatgagccagcatccctgtggaaccctttcgacatcttgtagagtccatgcccccaacgaattgaggctgttctgaggctgCAACTCAAGTGGGGGAAtgcaactaaatattaggaaggtgttcttaatgttttgtacactcagtttataTTAGGCTGGCAGCACCTTTGCTATCATGTGCAGGACTAGCTAATGAGGCCTTAGTCCGATGAGGTCAGAGCAGAGCATCTTATTTCTGGCCTATCCCTCAATtaaataaaacatgaatcaaaCTGAATCAAAATAAATGAATGGCCTGTTTGACCATTTAAGTATTTCATGCTAATTTGATATCCATGCCATCCTAGTACATTGCTCTGGTAAGAGCAAGAATACAGAAATTAAATGTTAAAATATGATGGAAGTGCATCCCATTGTTCTGTAATGTATACCCAATGTAGCCTTCAGACAATACACTTGAGAAGACTATTATGTCATGAGGGCCTAAGAGAAGCCTTTtttgttgagaagcctttttgtcctagacttggcactccggtaccgcttgccatgcagtagtagagagaacagactatgactagggtggctggggtctttgacaatttttagagccttcctctgacaccgcctggtggaaaggtcctggatggcaggcaatttagccccagtgatgtagtgccttacggtcagaggccgagcagttgccgtaccaggcagtgaggTAACCagtaaggatgctctcgatgttgcagctgtagaacctccAGTCTGCCAAGTCATAGGCtaatttgtccatcggactgctagatgatgaagcgtgattcatcactccagagaaactGTTTCCACTAGTCCAGAGTCCAAGCTTTACAccacggctgctcggccatggaaacccatttcattaagctcccgactaacagttattgtgctgacgttgcttccggaggcagtttggaacttggtagtgagtgttgcaaccgaggacagacaatttttatgtgatacgtgcttcagcactcccgttctgtgagcttgttttGCCTACCACTTCAAGGCTGAGCCTTTGTcactcctagatgtttccacttcacaataacaacacttacagttgttcagggcagctctagcagggcagaaattttaccaactgactttttggaatggtggcatcctatgacggtgtcacgttgaaagtcactgagctcttcagtaaggccattctactgccaatgtttgtctatggagtttgcctaattttatacacctgtcagccatgggtgtggctgaaaaagcgtaatccactaatttgaagagttgtctacatacttttgtatatacagtgcattcaggaagtattgagaccccttgactttttccacattttgttatgttactgccttattctaaaattgatgaaattgttGCTGTTTTTTCCCTCAacctaccccataatgacaaagcaaaaaaacatttaaaaaaaaaaaagttttcaaaTGTGttaaaataaaactgaaatatcacatttacataagtatcagaccctttactcagtactttgttgaagcacctttagcagtgattacagacAAGTTTTTTGTGggatgatgctacaagcttggcacactactttgagagtttctcccattcttctctgcagatcctctcaagctctgtcaggcttgATGGGGAAtgttgcagcacagctatttcaggtctctccagagataatcgattgggttcaagtccaggctctggctgggcccctcatggacattcagagacttgtcccaaagccactcctgtgttgtcttggctgtgtgcttaggatcattgtcctgttggaaggtgaaccttcaccccagcctgaggtcctgagcaggttttcatcaaggatctctctgtacttttctccgttcatctttccctcgatcctgactggtctcccagtccatgctgctgaaaaacatcccctctgcatgatgctgccaccaccatgtttcaccgtacggatggtgcccggtttcctccagacgtgatgcttgccattcaggccaaagagttcaatcttggattcatcagagtATCTTGTTACTCATtctctgagagtctttaggtgccttttgggcaactccaagcgggctgtcatgtgcctattGCCgatgagtggcttccgtttggacacgctatcataaaggcctgattggtggagtgctgcagagatgattgtccttctggaaggttcaggGCAGAAAGGGggggtctcctgacccctcctatctcagcctccagtatttatgctgcagtagtttgtgtcgggggttggggtcagtttgttatatctggagtacttctcctgtcctattcggtgtcctgtgtgaatctaagtgtgcgttctctaattctctccttctctctttctttctctctctcagaggacctgagccctaggaccaggccccaggactacctgacatgatgactccttgctgtccccagtccacctggccgtgctgctgctccagtttcaactgttctgccttattattattattcgaccatgctggtcatttatgaacatttgaacatcttggccatgttctgttataatctccacccggcacagccagaagaggactggccaccccacatagcctggttcctctctaggtttcttcctaggttttggcctttctagggagtttttcctagccaccgtgcttctacacctgcattgcttactgtttggggttttaggctgggtttctgtacagcactttgagatatcagctgatgtacgaagggctatataaataaatttgatttgatttctcccatctccacagaggaactctagatcgctgtcaaagtgaccatcgggttcttggtcacctccctgaccaaagcccttcttccctgattgctcattttggctgggcgaccagctctaggaagtcttggttgttccagacttcttccatttaagaatgatggaggccactgtgttaatggggaccttcaaagctgcagaaatgctttggtacccttccccagggttgtgccttgacacaatcctttctctgcACTCTACAGACAGTTATTTTGActttatggcttggtttttgctctgacatgcactgtgaactgtgggactttatattgacaggtgtgtgcctttccagatcatgtccaatcatttgaatttgcaacaggtggactccaatcaagttgtagaaacataattgattatcaatggaaacaggatgcacctgagctcaatttcaagtctcattgcAAGCATCTGAATACTTAGGGAAAAccggtattttttttttttatacgtttgcaaaaataaaataactgttttcactttgtcctaATGAGGTATTGTATGCAGATTGCTTTGGATtccttatttatttaatcaattttagaataaggctgtaatgtaacaaaacgtggaaaatgtcaaggggtctgaatagtttctgaaggcagtgtCCCTTGGGCCTTATGGCATAATTAGATACCGACATAGATAAAGCAGCACTAACAGCTATTTCACATAAATCTAATCTAGGCCTATTATCACTTAAACATTGAGCAATATTGAAAGGTGGGCCTATCAAATTCAATATGTATCACAGGTCTATCTACAAACAATTAAAACAATGAgtaattgaacacatttctaaTGTATTGGATGAGCAGTAATAAAGAGATGAAGATGTACATTTTATGTAACAAATATGATGAGGTTGTTCATTAGGGTCGTGATCTGTCATATTTTCTTTTTAGCAGCCTCGCGGTTCTGTAGTCAATGTTTCACAACGTTTAGGAGCGCTAAGGAGTTGTGAACATTCACCAATGGCTTAAACCAAATATTTGTTTGGCCATGGTTCAAGCCAATCCTCACCTCATGAAGTCGGCCATTCCACCAATCACACACAATGAATAGTTGGCGGGAGTGGAAGGGGAGGAACATTCGAATGTATTATTCACTAATCAGAACTAGGCACGTTTTTGACAACTCGTTTGTGTACAAGATAATGGCGTCAACTGTTGCAGTACCTGTCGCCCCTACAGTGTCGGACCCAGAGCGGTGTGAAGGCGAGGAAGAGTTACGGGGGCTCGAGGCTGAAGAAGAGAGTAACCAACATACTGGGCACGTTGCTGCACCCTCCCAGAACCGTCTAGCGAAGTTACCGCTGTCCCGTATCAAGGCACTGATGAAAGCGGACCCAGACGTGTCCCTCGCTAGTCAAGAGTCTGTGTTTATCATTGCTAAAGCCACAGTAAGTTAAAAGTATTACATTTACGTTAGCTACCCCTAGCAGTATTAGTTTGTTTTCATATTTTGTAGCCTACATTCAAGTTGGGTTAAGTCATGTTGCTAGCCAGTTTATTTACATTTGTAATTTAGGAGATGGGATTATCCAGAGCGATATACaggaacaattagggttaggtgccttgctcaaaggcacatcgaCTGATTTTTCGCCTAGTCGGCTTTGGGATTCAGCAACGCTCTAAACGGTTAGggtatagagccccacagtgaagtgtcataaaacctagcggtcaaacagggaaatggttccaatcgtttttccaccattcattaaAAAAAGTCACATAAAGCTTACTTACATTttgtagatttaaaaaaatatatatattttcactgCATCGTGAATAGCCTACACAGATGTTTCGGTTTTGCAGCCGCCTTCAGTGTGTAGGTGCAATTCTCTTTTAATTCAAAACAGCATTTGAACAACTGATGAGGAGCAGGTGCTTCTAATCAGGGTTGTCACTCATCTGCCAATCAGGGATGTGGCTTTCCAGGTCTACCTGTATTCAAGTTAGTCACAAAGAAATACAGAATTATAGGGTAAGGATGCAGGCACGAAGGGCAATTCATGAATCAATTGACTTAGGTGTCTGCTCACTTGGTTACATTATATAAATTCATGAGCTGGCTTACTGCAAAGGACATCAGGCTCAGCTGTTCATAAATATGTGGGACTGACTCATAAACGAAATGCAAAATCTGGACAGTGTTCTTGTATAAAATATCACAgtttatacaacaggtgggtctca harbors:
- the LOC109901537 gene encoding DNA polymerase epsilon subunit 4 isoform X1, with amino-acid sequence MNSWREWKGRNIRMYYSLIRTRHVFDNSFVYKIMASTVAVPVAPTVSDPERCEGEEELRGLEAEEESNQHTGHVAAPSQNRLAKLPLSRIKALMKADPDVSLASQESVFIIAKATELFVEMIAKDALVYAHQGKRKTLQRKDLDNAIETVDEFAFLEGTLDA
- the LOC109901537 gene encoding DNA polymerase epsilon subunit 4 isoform X2 is translated as MNSWREWKGRNIRMYYSLIRTRHVFDNSFVYKIMASTVAVPVAPTVSDPERCEGEEELRGLEAEEESNQHTGHVAAPSQNRLAKLPLSRIKALMKADPDVSLASQESVFIIAKATELFVEMIAKDALVYAHQGKRKTLQRKDLGTLDA